A window of the Bufo gargarizans isolate SCDJY-AF-19 unplaced genomic scaffold, ASM1485885v1 fragScaff_scaffold_13_pilon, whole genome shotgun sequence genome harbors these coding sequences:
- the LOC122922295 gene encoding cell division cycle-associated protein 4-like, translating into MFTRGMKRKCFDPEAIDGSLVDVKTHPSYTLERQSMLDMSLVKLQLCHMLVEPNLCRSVLIANTVRQIQEEMTQDGSWQLFYAQQIDPPAPSDRLVSTEILCRSSKDQAEEKCSEEAYITYSEELEVQETQEISELSTVPSVKVVQNAASGLWEEESPQENRANLQKSIDHIFETLEGRNTNSMEDLFSEVDTSYYDLDTVLTGMMGNSKLGHCDVLESLSQSAAPTHCKAELNEIDHVVEILVES; encoded by the coding sequence ATGTTCACTCGAGGAATGAAGAGAAAGTGCTTTGATCCAGAAGCCATTGACGGGTCCTTGGTCGATGTAAAGACTCATCCGTCCTATACCCTGGAACGTCAGTCCATGTTGGACATGTCGCTAGTGAAGCTTCAGCTGTGCCACATGCTGGTAGAGCCAAACCTCTGCCGTTCAGTGCTCATCGCCAACACGGTGAGGCAGATACAAGAGGAGATGACTCAAGACGGCAGCTGGCAGTTATTTTACGCACAGCAAATTGATCCCCCGGCCCCCTCGGATCGTCTCGTTTCGACAGAAATTCTGTGTCGCTCTTCCAAGGATCAAGCCGAAGAGAAATGCTCTGAAGAGGCCTATATTACATACAGCGAGGAGCTGGAGGTTCAAGAGACTCAGGAGATTTCTGAGCTCTCGACGGTCCCTTCGGTTAAAGTGGTGCAGAACGCGGCGTCCGGCCTCTGGGAGGAGGAAAGTCCGCAGGAAAACCGAGCAAACCTTCAAAAATCCATAGACCATATATTTGAAACCCTGGAAGGGAGAAACACCAATTCCATGGAAGACTTGTTTTCCGAGGTGGACACCTCTTATTACGACCTTGATACTGTGCTGACTGGGATGATGGGGAATTCTAAGCTGGGCCACTGCGATGTGCTTGAGAGCTTGTCCCAGTCCGCCGCGCCCACTCACTGCAAGGCAGAGCTCAACGAGATTGATCACGTTGTGGAGATTCTTGTCGAATCTTGA